The Helianthus annuus cultivar XRQ/B chromosome 11, HanXRQr2.0-SUNRISE, whole genome shotgun sequence region cacatacactgcatgggtatatatatacccagcatctgatgtctggtccgaaggatccgatagatgatcgaaggatcatctatcgatgacaaagctGTTGAAGGATCCACAAATACTTCGAAGGattgcatatccttcgaagtctaaCAGTATCCTTCGTAGCCTATCTttcgatgtcatcgaaggatctacaatatccttcgattagctatccttcgacacagaacatcttacaacattttacaaactgttgtccaagtcaaaccggaggatggttgacttggtcaacttacaacaataacaaggacatcgtttacatcgtgaccgaatacagacaaagtacagacacaagtgcaccaacaggttTTTAGGGTTTGGCTATTAATTTTAATTAGTAATATGATCTGTGGGCGATGCATTGCGGGCCGGTTGCATACATTTTATGGATTAGCCCAAGcattatatgatgcattaaccatataaAGATGTGTGTTTCAATGTATTCAATTTAATTCAATGTAACATATATAAGCACCCGATTGAATCAAAGTTGCGGCGGGACCGCGTGTAATGGCCCATTTGCAACTTCGATACACTCGTTGAGACAGTGACATTAACATGTTTAAGTACATATACGAAAACATATTAAAACCATATTATGCTTCACACGTTACGgctttataaaattataaaaaaatattttaaatgaAAGACCCTAATTACCTCTTGCGTGTTACGGCGAGGCCATACAATGACATTAACATGCTAAAGGGCACATTTGCAAACCTCAAAACCAACGTTACAACGTTGTTGCGAACCCGGTTACGACTGTGAAGTCGATGTAACTAGATAATTAAAGAGAAGCGTATGAGGTTGATTCGGTTACGTTATGGAAACCGAAACGTATAGGATAGCAAAAATTTGGAAGTCACAAAAAAATTGTGAGTTGTAAGACGATATTATGAAACACAAATACGATTTTTTTACCCACATGTTACTACCTAATAATTTAATAAAGTAATTTAAACTAaaaaatataagaaaaattaattaatagaaaaaaaaagaaataaaaaacgTACAAATTTTTGAAATCTGGTCACTACCAAACTCAATTAACGCACCTAACCGATTGCTCTAGGATTTGTTTTGAATTGGTGACAAAATGTAGAAGATATAAATTAGTGATGATCGGTTGTATCTAAGATACTATAGCTTTCACTTTTATTTTGGTATTGTCTTTTATTATTATGACCTAACCTGACTAAAAAATTTTGACCCTGAGTTTTTATAGTTTCAAGCACCGGAAAAAAAGTGATGCCATAGAGAATTTATCATTGGACTGAGTTTTTTAGGAGAGTGTCCTCTTCTATTTGGGTGGACTTGTCCTCTTCGATTTGGGTTGAATTGACTTGTATTTGTTTAAAGGAGATACCACAATCCTATTTAGTGGATGATGTGAGGACTCGCTTCTGAGTCCGACCCTAAGGGTTCTTGTTGTAGTCAAACTTTAAACTTATTTCTAAGGCTAGAATTATCCATTGAATTTTGACATTAAATTCAAcactttttagttttttttgggCATTAATCAACTTTAAGAACCTAAGTTTGAGATTTTTCATGGGCATTAAATCACTCATTTGTGCCATTCAACATATCAAAAATAACATGAAAGCAACGATTACACATGAGCTATAAGTACACATTTGTGCTCATCAAGtcattattattcttattattattagaaAGGAGAAACTACCCTCCCTGCATCTCAAAGTCAAAGACCTCCAACGACTAGAGATGCCACTCCTTTATTTATAGCTCCTTCATACTTCACATCATCCCGTACGGGATGTTGCATTGCTGGACTTCCAAGTCGCACTGGTTGGGCAGATTCTGAATCACCCTCCTCGCGGTTTCCATCTCCTGCCCACCGAACTGCCCACGacgttgctgctgctgctgctgtggctgCCTCATCACTCTCCTAGCCACTTCTTGAATTGCCTCGCAATGACACTCCCTCTTCACGTTTTGTAGCTCGTTGCAGCATTGTTGTTGGAGCCCtctctgctgctgctgctgttgtccTGGCCGCTGTTGGTATGGTCTAGTGGACCTCGGAGACTGCTGCATTTGCTGCTCCACGAACCTGTTGGAAATCGTCATTAGAAGATATGTTGTTGATTAATAATACATAGGGTTTTCATTATTCTAAGGACATAGTAgggtttttatttatatataaaagaaCATATATAGTTCATTAATATTTAATACGTAGGTTTtcattatataaatatattaaagAAATGTTTATGAATTTCCTACAGTATATTATACCTTTGGCATTCACCAACGGGTCGTTGGATTTCAGTTTCTCTGCACTGTTGTGATCCAGTGCCAAAGGGCCTGTCACGGAAGGGGATATCGATATTGCTCtcggtgacggtggtggtgatggttccGATTTCACATCGTCTTGATTGAAGGTTGCATACGTTAGGGAGAATCTGAGCCTTCTGCTTCAACTGTTGGGTCTGCTGCGAACCGCGGAAGGGTACAGACTGCCGTCCCTGTTGCTGTTGTACTTGCTGCTGGGCTTCTCGGAACACCTGCTTCACCGCCTCACATTGGCACTGCCCTTCGATGTTTTGGAGCTCTTGACAACACTGCTGGAGGAGCTGCTGCTCCTGCTGCTGCCGCCCCATCTGAGGGTTATCGAATTCGCGAGGAATGTTCTGACCCTGCTGGAGGAACATGCGACACTGGTTCAGCCTTTGTCCCTGTATCCGTTGGCTACATTGCCTTTGTCCGGAGATCGGGTTCTCGTCTTCGATGGTGGTGGTGATTATGGTTGTGTGGGCGGTAGCAAAGGCTACAAGGGCGGCGAAAGCGAGTGCGAGAACTATTTGCTTTGCCATTGTGGGAGATGGTGTTGTGGTTGTGTGAATTATGGTGTGGTGGTGGTGCGTATATATGGTGGGTGGAGGTTCATACGTGGAGAGGTGAGTTTAATCGGTGGCGTTATATGAACATTGTCGAATAACACGTACGAGTTTTTACATGAAAATTATAGCAAGTGGAAGTATGCTTTGGAGTATGTATGAGGTGTCAATTCTCTTTGTTTGGAAATGGAAATATATGATGGAATGGCTCCAAGTGGAGTTGAGATTCCATATGATTACAATACAAGTAGCCTGGCGAAGAGAGTTTTAATGAAAATATAAactataaatataaaaactaccATATGTTGGTATACCGCAACTATGGAAGATAACAACATATGATAAGGGGAGGCGGGGTGGTCACTAATGATAAAATTTTatcactcacaatatccaatTATGTTTCGTcatgtcagcaaccatttttacatcactcacaaccttttttagtgggggtggtcatcactcaacACCATACCCAataatttccccccaaccaacaattaccatcaaaaaaaaaaaaaaaaaaaaaaaccatcacgGCGTTGAAAAAATTACGGAATCATCAAACCGTGGAACAAACACGCGTTATACTTGGAGGTGGGGATAGGAATTTGTAATGTTCCACGCGTTGATGTTTGTATCATTCGTAATATCACTGACCGCCCCCTTAGGCCTAACTGATAAGATATACAATCTCAATAGTACCCatagcaatttttttttttatgaagatCAATTAACGATTAGCTAGTAATGTTGGAAAATGACGGTTAAACAATTAACAGCaactattttttaaaattttttttgtgttCCATTATTGAAATAAGGGGatggggtggtcactagtgatagaattctatcactcacaaacACCAATCAAATTTCGCCAtgtcatcgaccatttttccatcactcacaaccttttttaatgggggtggtcatcactcaccaccacacccaacaattcccccccaaccaacaattacactCTGTTAAAAATCATGGTGTGAAGATGAATCAACAACATACGAAAAATTAAAAAACAGATCTAGCGACAAAAACGATGACAAAACTCTTATTTAACCCAAACCAGAAAACTTTGCCCCCCAAATAACCCAGAGATCTTACAAATGTAAGATCTGAACAAAAGGAACGATACACCCAGTCTTGATGATCATCCACTAATGATCATCTATACCAACAACCACTGTAAATCTCTCGAAAGATGAGAGAAGCGAAGATACAACGGAGAAGCAATgaacaaaccctagatctatACAAAGTGATTGTAAACAATTATTGAAGTGAACTACTGATCAATGAGAGAGAAACAACCTTTTATATCCCATCACTTCACAAGTTACACTTTGCACCATAAGATCTCTGAATGACAATCGTAGTCCCTGAGAGTTACAACTTGCACCCTCCAAAATATCTAGCCCAACAGATCTGTTACAACAAACTAACAAAACTCAACCATTAGTAACAACCGGCCCACATTATTAGGCCCAACACATATAACCCAATAGAATGACAGTCCAATATCATAGAATTTCAACACTCCCCCTTCATTCAATTGGGTTTAAACAAGTCTAACATGCCCAACTGTTTACAGAAGTCATTATGTTGAGTAACACTTAAACCTTTGGTAAAGATGTCAGCCAGTTGATCCTCAGATTCAACCTTTGTTGTAACTATGAATCCTTTTGACACCTTTTCCCTCAGGAAATATAAATCAATTTCAAAGTGCTTTGTACGCTCGTGGAACACAGGATTTGCAGCTATTGACATAGGTGCATTACTATCACAAGACAACTAAATAGGTAGTTTACATGCTACACTCAATTCATTCAGCACATTTACAATCCAAACAAGTTCACATGTGGCCGAGCACATAGCTCGATATTCAGCCTCCCCGGTTGACCTTGAAACCGTGGATTGCTTTTTGCTTTTCCACGAAACAAGGTTTTCACCTAAAAATATGCAAAAACCAGTGACAGACTTACGAGTATCTATACACTTAGCCCAATCAGAGTCCGCAAAACATGACAGATCAAAGTTATTACTCTTTCTAAACACTAAACCTTTTCCAGGACTAAGTTTTAGATATCGCAACAGTGTTAGAGCAATTTTGAGATGAACAGACAAAGGTTTATGCGTAAACTGACTCAAATACTGCACAGCATAACTGATATCAGGACGTGTCAATGATAAATAGATCAATTTACCAATTAACTTTTGATAATTTGTGACATCTATTACCTTTTCTTTATCACTATCAGCCCTTTTATTCACAATATGACTTAGCTCAATCGGAGTATTTACCGGTTTACAACCAAGATACCCAAATTCAGCCAATAACTCCAAGCAATACTTACGTTGATTTAAACACAATCCAACCTTATCATAAACAACTTCCAACCCAAGAAAATACTTAAGAATCCCCAAATCCTTAATTTGAAAACTATTACTAAGAAGAATCATTGTTACCAGTTATAACAATGTCATCAACATACACAAGCAATACAACAAACACAGTTGACTTTGACAACACATACAAAGAATGATCGCATGAACTTTGAACAAAACCTAAGTTAAGTAACACACTAGTCAGCTTTTCATTCCACTTTCTAGGGGCCTGTTTCAGCCCATACAACGATTTAGTAAGTTTGCAAACTTTAGACTCATTTTTACTATAATAACCTTCTGGAAGTGACATGTACACATCTTCAGAAATTGAGCCATACAGAAATGCATTATTCACATCTAACTGGTATAACGTCCAACTGTTTTGAACAGCCAAACTTAGAATACACCTCACAGTGACCATTTTTACAACCGGTGAGAAGGTTTCACCAAAATCTAACCATTCTCTTTGGTTATACCCTTTTGCTACTAACCTAGCTTTATAACGCTCAATCTCGCCATTAGctttatatttaattttatatatccATTTACAGCCTATAGGCTTCCTACCACTAGGCAAATCAACAAGTTCCCAAGTTTGATTACGCATCAAAGCCTCCATTTCAAGATTCATAGCTTCGATCCATTTAGGATCTCTTGAAGCTTCACTATAACTACTTGGTTCAGATGACTTATTTAAACTACTAATATAAACCACATTATCAGCAGTCAAGTAGGCATAGTTAACAACTTTATTTATATCATATTTAGCATGACCATTAAGAACAAAGTCTTGAAATCTCTTTGGTACAGAAGTATTCCTAGAAGACCTTCTAAGACCTTCTAGATTTCCCTCAGATGGGCTGATCTCAACACCCGACACAACAGTGTCCTCTGCCCTGCCAGACTCCCCCCTACTACTACCTTCTACACTAGACTCTAAGTTATGACCTAAACCACTTAGACCAAGAGTGGCAGATGTAGAGGGAACCGGCTGCTGATCATCACTGATTGTGTCGTGAGATTCAGTAGCACCCTCTTTATCATTGGGAGTTAAAGAAACTTCAGGTGTATTTGTTTCATTTTGATCAAAAAAATTTATCAAATTTAAACTGTTATCAACCATAACATCATCATTAATCTGTTTAGACTTAAAAGGATACACATGTTCATAAAATTTAACATCTCTAgagaaaaaaacctttttttcatCTATACTCCAAAGCTTATATCCTTTTTTCACATTAGAATACCCTATCAAAACACACTTATCAGCATGATAAGCAAATTTATCAGGTTCATTTAAAATGGTACTAAAACAAAGACACCCAAAATTCCTAAGATGAGACAGAGAGGGTCTAAAATTAAACATAAGCTCATAAGGACTTTTCCCATTTAACAAAGATGATGGCAGCCTGTTAATAATATGCACAGCAGTTAGAACACAATCACTCCAAAACCTCAAAAGTAGGCCACTCTGAAACATCAAAGTTCTGGCTATATTTAAAAGATGTCTGTGTTTACGCTCAACTACCCCATTTTGTTGTGGGGTATATGAACAGGAAGTTTGATGAATAATACCCTTTTGTTTacaaaacatgttcatttgacTATTTATAAACTcggtaccattatcacttctaaacaCTTTAACTTTCTTTTTAAACTGTGTTAATACAAGTTCATAAAAGAACTTCAGATTTTCAAAGACTTCCATTTTATTCTTAAGCATATAACACCAAACAGCTCTAGAAAAATCATCAACAATAGTTAAAAAATATCTATACCCTTCATAGCTAGACACTTTATAAGGACCCCACAAGTCCAAATGAATTAGATCCCCTAATTCCTTAGACTTATGTTCACTCAAAGGAAAAGGGACTCTAACTTGTTTAGATCTATGACAATACTCACAAGGACTACGCTCAACAATTTTAACACccaaattatattttaaaatagcCAAAACCTGATCTGAAGGATGGCCTAACCTACTGTGCCATAGATCAGACCTAACAGAACTATTAAAACACAAGTTAGCAGAATTACCATTTTTACCTACAAAATATAGCCCATTCTCTTGTTTACCAATCACCAGGATTTTCTTTGACCTCAAATCCTGTAACATACATTTATTTTCATTAAACAAGATAGCTATTTTATTATCTTTGGCTAACTTGTGCACAGATAACAGATTGACACTGTACCCAGGAACATAAAACACATCTTTTATAACAACATTGTTAATTAGCCTAAGGTCTCCAATTTTTAACACACTAACACTTGTCCCATTAGGATGACCAACCTTTAACCCACACTCAGACACATCTATACAATTAAACATATCCTTGTCACTTTTAATCATATGTTAGCACCCGAATCAACCACCCAATTATAATCATGATTAAAACTCACACTGCTAGAACAACTAACAAATTCAGACACACAAGCAGACATACCTCCCATATTTGACTTCTCCTGATCCCCATCAGGCTTTTCACCAACTAAACTCATTAATTTTGCAATCTGCTCAGGAGTAAAAGGTAATGCAGACATAGCAGAACTAGATGGACCAGATGACATACTAGATTTATTAGAATTATTACCACTGTTGTTTCTAGTAAATGACCCACTAGTTCTTTTTTTCATACCAGGAGGATAACCAATTATTTCAAAACACCTATCAACTGTATGACCTAACATGTTACAATGAGTGCATTTTAAGTTTGAGTTAGGTCCTCTAAAGTTTCTTCTAGCAGTGTTTTGATTAGATTGGTTAGACTTGGCCACATATGAAACAGATTGACCCTTTGACCCACTACTTGAGAGTCTATGTGACTCTTCTCTAGAAATCATAGCATATGCTGCCTTCACAGAGGGAAATGGTTCTCTTGTCAACAAATTTGTCCTCACAGGTTGATAAACATCATCAAGGCCCATGAGGAATTGCATTAACTTGATTAATGTGGAAAAATCATTGTAGTCTTTGGCTGCTTGACAAGAACATGAAGGCAGATGCACCAttgcatcaaactgcttccacatagTTGTCACAATACAATTAATCTTTTTATATAAATCATAGACAACAGAACCATCTACCTTATCATAAGTCTCTTTCAGGTCTGTCCAAACTTCAGAAGCAAGTTTGGAAAAGACCTGTCTTAAAAATAATTCTTCAGATACAGAATTCAACAACCAAGTTAACACCACAGAATTGCATCTATCCCATTGACCAGCTAGAACCTCATTATCTTTAGGTTTTTCACATTTACCatttataaatccaaacttgttcTTTGCTTCCAGTGCAAGTTTCATTGCACTGGACCACACAGAATAATTCTCAGTGCCTTTTAGTTTTATGTTAACTATGGTCAGGGCACTAGAGTCACTGGGATGCAAGTAAAGAGGGTCTCCTATATCCAGCTTACTGATCAGGGTAACAGAAGTTCCCTCACCACCAGTCATAATGACAACagacaatcaaacaatcacaacaGATAATACAAACAATGCAAAGAATAACAAACAACAAAGGGCGAAGCTGAGTCAGGgaccagattccaggttcatcactcaGAGGTGCCTGGACAAGCCTTTACTCAGGAGCCACTCTAACCCTAGGTAATCAATAACAAACACAGAACAAACACaagtgccggtcctcactaccccgacttcaactaatccAACAACAGAAACAAAAAGCAGAGAGATTAGAACGATCTTACAGCGGGTGCAAATATCTTCAACAAACACCAGATCTGTAGTTTTCAAGAACTACAAGATCTGATAAAGAAGAAGACCACGAGATAACCCTTCCAGTTAGTTTGCCCTGAATCTTCTAAGGATTCAGAGACCAACACAGAAGTCTTGATCAAAGAAGACCAACAACCAGTCAACCCTAAGCTAGGGTTTCGATCAACACCACCAAGAACATACAGATCTAACCAGATCTGTTATCAACAGGAGTTTTCGAGCACAGAAACCCTAGACAAAAAACAAACAACTAATCAGAAAACACAATATCAAATGCAGCGGATATACAAAACAAATCATCAACAGGAGCTcgaaggctctgataccatgttaaaAATCATGGTGTGAAGATGAATCAACAACATACAAAAAATACAAACACAGATCTAGCGACAAAAACGATGACAAAACTCTTATTTAACCCAAACCAGAAAACTTTGCCCCCCAAATAACCTAGAGATCTTACAAATGTAAGATCTGAACAAAAGGAACGATACAACCAGTCTTgatgatcatccactgatgatcatCTATACCAACAACCACTGTAAATCTCTCGAACAGATGAGAGAAGCGAAGATACAACGGAGAAGCAATgaacaaaccctagatctatACAAAGTGATTGTAAACAATTATTGAAGTGAACTACTGATCAATGAGAGAGAAAGAGCCTTTTATATCCCATCACTTCACAAGTTACACTTTGCACCATAAGATCTCTGAATGACAATCGTAGTCCCTGAGAGTTACAACTTGCACCCTCCAAAATATCTAGCCCAACAGATCTATTACAACAAACTAACAAAACTCAACCATTAGTAACAACCGGCCCACATTATTAGGCCCAACACATATAACCCAATAGAATGACAGTCCAATATCATAGAATTTCAACACACTCACAAAACAAAACCTTCACGCGTTGAAAAAATAACGAAAATGGAATTGCGTGATGCTATAACACGTTATAGCAAGGAGGCGGGGTGGGGAAGATCATAGTTCCACGCGTTATAAAATTTTCCGTGATGATATAACAGGAACGCCCCGTTGCCTCTAAGGGTGCCCCTTTGTTTTCTCAATCTTTACTTCAATTTCAATCTATTATTTTATTACTATAATCAATTTAATCCTATTTTAATCTTTTAATATATGTAGTTCATTAAAATTTCGAGTATTTCATGATGACAAGTCTGTTTTTTTATCTGAAACAGACTTTTTAAGCTTTTTTACCTTTCATCCTTCGACGATACCATGATAAACCAAAACGATTGCGAACAGATATGTTACGCATAACGAACTAAAACGATACCAACCGAATTATCGTTGCATCACGTGGGAAAGTTGTTATCCGCCGCAAGCGTAGGTTTATTATGACCCTGACAATGTATTTTTTCgtgttaaatatatattattgtcacaccccgattcccAGTGGGTTCGGATGGGTCGTGATGATTGGATAACAGTGTCACAAATAATAGTGCAGCGAAAGTAATtgagtaaaaatatttaattcaAAACAagattagatatatatatatataaaagatgtACAAGTGTTTCAGTATAAGCCCACAGGCGGAATATAATAAATAGAGCTTTAGATATCATAGGCCTTAAGCTTGAAGAGTTTCAAATTCCTTAGCCTTCATTCTAGCCTACCCGGATTCCAACCTATGATAAGGTTCGGTACCTGCGgttcaatcttttgaaaataccttagctttcgctggtaaatacaattaactaacTCGTTTTGAAAACAGTTTTCCAAAAAGAGTTTTATACATAGAGAAAACCCGTAGGTAATCATTTAATATTTCTTGGGATTCTTTCTTGTCAccagatttacatacttgtcataTAATGGGAACCAGAGATCAGAGTCGATCATTTTCAGTGCTATAATGATTAAGGGTACACACTAAAGTTGAGTAAACGTGTCTTACAGTCGGTATGCCTACCCCTGCACGCTACTCCGTATGGCCATAATAGTTCATGAGTCGGGACGCCCGTACACGGTACCAATAACCCCCAATTGTTTCAGTCATCAAGTAAAATGGattaaaccgagttcttacaTTTATGAGCAACATAGACGGCTCATTTATGTAATACCCGCTCCAAGTGGCGTATTCACCATACCCCaagtttaaaaacaaaataagttaagagtatttaccttttgCTAGCTTCCAATCAAATATGATTATAATTTAGCAAAGGCCGCGAGTGAAAGTCTTTATTGACCCAAATCCGATCATCTGGGGGGTTCTATAGTCTGGAATGAACATAATTATTTATCTGTTAGAATGTATATGGGTCAAAGGTTAGTTCCTTTAGACATGACCCGTTACTTAAGAATAGATGCGCTAGATTAAGCGTAGATCGGAATAAATGTGGTTTATGACTATCCGAGTACAATGACTCTTTGGAGAAAGTTCAATTAAccaaacattctgttttgaaGTGATTTTGAAGTATTTAGACCCGTTACGCCAAAATTGTACGAACTAGGTTCATATAACTAGTTACGCGGTAAAAGCGGGTTTGAAAGGTTAGATGGGTCTTATGACAAGTCCAAGGTGTCAAATACATTTTATAATATCATACATTCTGTTTTAAAGTCAGAATGTTAACTATTTTGGTTTCAAAACAGTTTCTTTAGCTTTTAAGATGAAAAGGGCATAATCGTCCTTTTTAAAATATAAGCACTAGATTTGTCATTTGACCTACCAAACAATATGACCAAGGGGTATAAATTTAAAGGGTTATACCTTATACTAATATGGTCATAATATCATTTTTAAACAAGTTCTAACGTTGACCAAatgggtcagaatcgaaagtcaaaacaaaagtcaaactgcttgactttcgATATAGAATTGAACTCTAATCAAGAAATGACGAGTTggacatgtttagacatgtcctAATTTGTTTTAGAAACTGTTATAATGTCAAAATTTAAGGTCTTGATAGTTATAAACTTAATTAGCACAATTTGCAATGTTTACGTTTTTgaccttttatttaatataaatgcgACTCGTTATTTCGCCTACTTAACGTGATCTTTAGAAGGTATAATGTCAGAGGATTATAACCTTCATTATTACGATCATGTAGACATGTTCGAATCGAACTTTGGCTTGACCATAATGgtcataaccgaaagtcaaagcaaaagtcaatttgcttgactttcggctaataacttAGCCTAGAATGAAAAAGAActatgaaagaacacttacaaatgTTCTAGGAGAAGATTAACTTCAGTAGGAGGCTTCCTTTGGATCAAGAAACAACTCCATGAGTATATTTGAGAAGAgaagtgaatgagcaaagaataaTGGATGAACATATGGGCTATTTATAGTTGCAAGATCAtcacaagatcatgccaagtgtTAAGAACGATTCTCAGATGTGTACAAATGTCCATTGAGGTGCAAGAACCATAGAAAATGGTGGCAAATCGGAGCAAGGTGTCACACAATGCAGGTTGCCCTAGAGAGCAAGCACAAAATTGCCAGCatggtcccttacggaccgtaagggttattgcttacggtccgtaaggaccttaaGCGCGCACCAGATTTCAAATAcccttacggactgtaagggttaagccttgcggtccgtaagggacctccAGAAACTAAAATTTGAGATTTTTACATCTTTAGTCTTTGGACTTTGATTCTTTTTCCATTtggcacttttagtccctctCCTTCCACATAGTTGGGATTTTTCTGAGAATTCGGGACGTGTTTTAGCTAACGCACAAAAATATTCCCCCTCCTTTCCAGATTCGGGATCAGTTGGAGATACGTGGCACATTTTAATGAACGTACAGTAGGTGTCCTTCCTCCCTCCACATAGTCGGGATTAGTCGGAGGTTCCTCACTCCACATAGTCGGGATTAGTTGGAGGATTGGGCATGTATCGTTACATAGTTGAACGAAAATTCTCGGGTGTTACAGTTATCATCCATAAATCCAATTGAAAATATttgtattattgttttttttccaAGAACTCAATGTTAAAAGGTAGTGTAATTGAGTAATTCGTTCATATATTTGAAATAATTTATCAT contains the following coding sequences:
- the LOC110889962 gene encoding 2S seed storage protein, whose amino-acid sequence is MAKQIVLALAFAALVAFATAHTTIITTTIEDENPISGQRQCSQRIQGQRLNQCRMFLQQGQNIPREFDNPQMGRQQQEQQLLQQCCQELQNIEGQCQCEAVKQVFREAQQQVQQQQGRQSVPFRGSQQTQQLKQKAQILPNVCNLQSRRCEIGTITTTVTESNIDIPFRDRPFGTGSQQCRETEIQRPVGECQRFVEQQMQQSPRSTRPYQQRPGQQQQQQRGLQQQCCNELQNVKRECHCEAIQEVARRVMRQPQQQQQQRRGQFGGQEMETARRVIQNLPNQCDLEVQQCNIPYGMM